In Carnobacterium sp. CP1, the following are encoded in one genomic region:
- the rpsT gene encoding 30S ribosomal protein S20 — MPNIESAIKRVRTSEKSALENNVQKSAMRTAVKKFVQAVEAGSEDTEALHKEAIRAIDMTASKGLIHKNKANRDKSRLTAKLAKK; from the coding sequence ATGCCAAACATCGAATCTGCAATCAAACGTGTCCGTACTTCAGAAAAATCAGCTTTAGAAAACAATGTGCAAAAGAGCGCTATGCGTACTGCTGTGAAAAAATTTGTTCAAGCTGTTGAAGCTGGAAGCGAAGATACTGAGGCTTTACACAAAGAAGCAATCAGAGCTATAGACATGACTGCATCAAAAGGATTGATTCATAAAAATAAAGCTAACCGTGACAAATCTCGTTTAACAGCTAAATTAGCTAAAAAATAA
- the uvrB gene encoding excinuclease ABC subunit UvrB, with protein MEKDRFKLVSNYQPGGDQPNAIKELVKGLEEGKKEQTLLGATGTGKTFTVSNVIQEVNKPTLVIAHNKTLAGQLYGEFKEFFPNNAVEYFVSYYDYYQPEAYVPSSDTFIEKESSVNDEIDKLRHSATSSLLERRDVIVVASVSCIYGLVNPLDYRDHVLSIRVGAEMNRDEMLRRLVDMQFERNDIDFQRGRFRVRGDVVEIFLASRDSEAIRVEFFGDEIDRIREVDVLTGEVKADVQHVPIFPATHFVANDEQTRNAVKTIQAELEDRLKVLRSEDKLIEAQRLEQRTNYDLEMLLEMGYCSGIENYSRHMDGREPGQAPYTLMDFFPDDFLIVVDESHITMSQIRGMYNGDRARKERLIEYGFRLPSALDNRPLRLEEFEKHVNQIMYISATPGPYELERTPEVVEQIIRPTGLLDPIIEVRPIKGQIDDLISEINDRIEKNERVFVTTLTKKMSEDLTDYLKEVGIKVAYLHSDIKTLERTEIIRDLRLGVYDVLIGINLLREGIDVPEVSLVTILDADKEGFLRSERSLVQTIGRAARNQNGKVIMYADKVTDSMKGAIGETERRRATQVAYNEEHNITPTTIVKEVRDLISITTAVSGEEGELTSGKVASLSKKERKELIMKMEAEMHEAAKTLDFEKAANLRDIILELTAQYK; from the coding sequence ATGGAGAAAGATCGTTTTAAACTCGTATCGAATTACCAACCTGGTGGAGACCAGCCCAATGCCATTAAAGAATTAGTCAAAGGCCTTGAAGAAGGAAAAAAAGAGCAAACTTTATTGGGCGCAACGGGTACAGGCAAAACATTTACTGTTTCGAATGTCATTCAAGAAGTGAACAAGCCGACTCTTGTGATTGCTCACAATAAAACATTAGCAGGTCAATTGTATGGAGAATTTAAAGAGTTTTTCCCTAATAACGCAGTCGAATACTTTGTCAGTTACTATGATTATTATCAACCAGAAGCTTATGTCCCTTCTAGCGATACCTTTATTGAGAAAGAATCAAGTGTTAACGATGAAATTGATAAATTACGCCATTCTGCAACTAGTTCGTTATTGGAACGGCGTGATGTGATTGTCGTTGCTTCTGTTTCATGTATCTATGGATTAGTGAACCCGCTTGATTATCGTGATCACGTATTATCTATCCGTGTTGGTGCAGAAATGAACCGTGATGAGATGCTGCGTCGTCTAGTAGATATGCAATTTGAACGAAATGACATTGATTTTCAACGGGGACGTTTTCGTGTGCGAGGCGATGTTGTTGAGATTTTCTTGGCATCGCGAGACAGTGAAGCTATCCGTGTAGAATTTTTTGGTGATGAAATCGATCGGATTCGTGAAGTAGATGTTTTGACCGGAGAAGTTAAAGCTGATGTGCAACATGTGCCGATTTTTCCAGCGACTCACTTTGTTGCTAATGATGAACAAACACGTAATGCAGTTAAAACCATACAAGCTGAATTAGAAGACCGGTTGAAAGTTTTGCGTTCAGAAGATAAATTGATAGAAGCTCAGCGATTGGAACAGCGTACCAATTACGATTTAGAAATGCTTTTAGAAATGGGTTACTGTTCTGGAATAGAAAACTATTCCAGACATATGGATGGACGCGAGCCTGGTCAAGCACCATATACGTTAATGGACTTTTTCCCGGATGATTTTTTGATTGTAGTCGATGAGTCCCATATCACTATGTCGCAAATCAGAGGAATGTATAACGGCGACAGAGCGAGAAAAGAGCGTTTAATAGAATATGGTTTCCGTTTGCCGAGTGCATTAGACAACAGACCCTTGCGTTTAGAAGAATTTGAAAAACACGTCAATCAGATCATGTACATCTCAGCGACACCTGGTCCTTATGAATTGGAAAGAACCCCTGAAGTCGTTGAACAAATCATTCGGCCTACAGGTTTGTTGGATCCGATTATTGAAGTGCGTCCGATCAAAGGACAAATTGATGATTTGATCAGCGAAATAAATGACCGTATTGAGAAAAATGAGCGTGTCTTTGTTACGACGTTAACTAAAAAAATGTCAGAAGATTTAACGGATTATCTAAAAGAGGTCGGCATTAAAGTAGCGTATCTGCATAGCGATATCAAGACCCTGGAGCGGACCGAAATTATTCGTGATTTGCGTTTAGGGGTTTATGATGTCTTGATAGGTATTAACTTACTTCGTGAAGGGATCGATGTGCCGGAAGTATCACTGGTAACGATTTTAGATGCAGATAAAGAAGGTTTCTTAAGAAGTGAGCGTTCTTTGGTTCAAACGATTGGACGAGCGGCCCGTAATCAAAACGGGAAAGTTATTATGTACGCTGATAAAGTAACGGATTCTATGAAAGGCGCTATAGGAGAAACGGAAAGACGTCGCGCAACCCAAGTAGCGTACAACGAAGAACACAACATTACACCAACGACTATCGTTAAAGAAGTTCGTGATTTGATTTCTATTACAACAGCTGTAAGTGGAGAAGAAGGGGAATTGACTTCTGGAAAAGTAGCTAGTTTATCGAAAAAAGAAAGAAAAGAATTGATCATGAAAATGGAAGCTGAAATGCATGAAGCTGCAAAAACATTAGACTTTGAGAAAGCAGCTAATCTACGTGATATTATTTTAGAATTGACTGCTCAATACAAATAA
- the rpsO gene encoding 30S ribosomal protein S15 produces MAISKERKNEIMKAYATHEGDTGSPEVQIAVLTEEINHLNEHARVHKKDHHSYRGLMKKIGHRRNLLAYLRNKDASRYRDLIQSLGLRR; encoded by the coding sequence ATGGCAATTTCTAAAGAAAGAAAGAACGAAATCATGAAAGCATACGCAACACACGAAGGAGATACTGGTTCTCCAGAAGTGCAAATTGCTGTATTGACTGAAGAAATCAACCACTTAAACGAACACGCACGTGTTCATAAAAAAGACCACCATTCTTACCGTGGACTTATGAAAAAAATTGGACACCGTCGTAACTTGTTAGCTTACCTACGTAACAAAGACGCTAGCCGTTACCGTGATTTGATTCAAAGCCTAGGCTTACGTCGTTAA
- the pnp gene encoding polyribonucleotide nucleotidyltransferase — protein sequence MTKKQVFTKEWAGRTLTVEVGQLAKQASGAALIRYGDTAVLSASVASKKAKDVDFFPLTVNYEEKMYSVGKIPGGFIKREGRPSEAATLTARLIDRPIRPMFADGFRNEVQVTNTVMSVDQNCSPSFAAMFGSSLSLVISDIPFDGPIAGVDVGRVDGEYIINPTVEQEAVSDIHLTVAGTKEAINMVESGAKEVSEEDMLGALLFGHNAIKELVAFQEEIQAAVGKEKSEVSLLQVDADLEKEINAAYKEKMSIAIKTEEKLAREVNIEAVKEEAILFYQEEYKEHEEAGRINKEIKKIVEDMEKDEVRRLITVDKIRPDGRKIDEIRSLASEIGILPRTHGSGLFTRGQTQALTIATLAPLGEHQIIDGLGIEESKRFIHHYNFPQFSVGSTGPNRGPGRREIGHGALGERALSQVIPNEEEFPYMIRLVSEVLESNGSSSQASICAGTLALMDAGVPIKAPVAGIAMGLVMEGENYTVLTDIQGLEDHLGDMDFKVAGTTAGITALQMDIKIQGITPQILEEALSQAKKARLEILDELVSTIAEPHKELSKYAPKIEMMQIKPEKIKVVIGRGGDQINAIIEETGVKIDIDQEGKISIASEDAAMIKRAKDIIKELTQDIEIGKVYKGKVKRIEKFGAFVEIAKGKDGLVHISELANERVGKVEDVLALDELIDVKVIEIDKQGRINLSRKALLKKEED from the coding sequence ATGACAAAGAAACAAGTATTTACTAAAGAGTGGGCTGGCCGGACATTAACTGTCGAAGTCGGTCAATTAGCTAAACAAGCAAGCGGGGCAGCATTGATTCGTTACGGCGATACAGCTGTTTTATCAGCATCAGTAGCTAGTAAAAAAGCAAAAGATGTCGATTTTTTTCCGTTAACCGTTAATTATGAAGAAAAAATGTATTCCGTTGGTAAAATCCCAGGCGGGTTCATCAAACGTGAAGGACGTCCGAGTGAAGCAGCAACGCTGACCGCTCGTTTGATTGATCGTCCGATTCGTCCAATGTTTGCGGATGGTTTTCGTAATGAAGTACAAGTAACCAATACAGTAATGTCAGTGGATCAAAACTGTTCACCGTCTTTCGCAGCAATGTTTGGGTCATCACTGTCTCTAGTGATTTCAGATATTCCATTTGATGGTCCGATTGCTGGTGTTGATGTAGGTCGTGTTGATGGAGAGTATATTATCAACCCAACTGTTGAGCAAGAAGCAGTCTCAGATATCCATTTAACTGTTGCAGGTACTAAAGAAGCTATTAACATGGTTGAAAGCGGAGCAAAAGAAGTTTCGGAAGAAGACATGTTAGGCGCATTGCTTTTTGGTCATAATGCTATTAAAGAATTAGTAGCTTTCCAAGAAGAAATTCAAGCTGCTGTAGGTAAAGAAAAAAGCGAAGTTTCTTTATTACAAGTTGATGCGGATTTAGAAAAAGAAATCAATGCTGCTTATAAAGAAAAAATGAGTATAGCAATTAAAACTGAAGAAAAATTAGCTCGTGAAGTTAATATTGAAGCCGTTAAAGAAGAAGCGATTTTATTCTACCAAGAGGAATACAAAGAACACGAAGAAGCTGGCCGTATCAACAAAGAAATCAAGAAAATCGTTGAAGATATGGAAAAAGACGAAGTTCGTCGTTTGATCACTGTAGATAAGATTCGTCCAGATGGCCGTAAGATTGACGAAATTCGTTCTTTAGCATCTGAAATTGGAATCTTGCCAAGAACGCATGGTTCAGGATTATTTACACGTGGCCAAACCCAAGCTCTTACCATCGCTACTTTGGCTCCACTTGGAGAACACCAAATTATTGATGGCCTAGGTATTGAAGAAAGCAAACGATTCATCCATCATTACAATTTCCCACAATTCTCTGTCGGCAGTACTGGTCCAAATCGTGGTCCTGGTCGTCGTGAAATTGGTCATGGGGCACTTGGAGAACGTGCTTTATCACAAGTTATTCCTAATGAAGAAGAGTTCCCTTACATGATTCGTTTGGTCTCAGAAGTTTTAGAATCAAATGGATCTTCTTCTCAAGCAAGTATTTGCGCAGGCACGTTAGCTTTAATGGATGCAGGGGTTCCAATTAAAGCTCCAGTAGCTGGTATTGCGATGGGGCTTGTAATGGAAGGCGAAAACTATACGGTCTTAACAGATATTCAAGGATTAGAAGACCATTTAGGCGATATGGACTTTAAAGTTGCCGGAACAACTGCTGGAATCACAGCTCTTCAAATGGATATTAAAATACAAGGAATCACACCGCAAATTTTAGAAGAAGCATTGTCACAAGCTAAAAAAGCCCGTTTAGAGATTTTAGATGAGTTGGTATCCACTATTGCTGAACCACATAAAGAATTAAGCAAATACGCTCCGAAAATCGAAATGATGCAAATCAAACCTGAAAAAATCAAAGTAGTTATTGGCCGAGGCGGCGATCAAATCAATGCTATTATTGAAGAAACTGGTGTGAAAATTGACATCGATCAAGAAGGTAAAATCAGTATTGCTTCTGAAGATGCAGCGATGATCAAACGTGCTAAAGACATTATTAAAGAATTGACTCAAGATATTGAAATTGGAAAAGTTTACAAAGGTAAAGTTAAACGAATTGAAAAATTCGGAGCTTTTGTAGAAATTGCTAAAGGCAAAGACGGACTAGTCCATATTTCAGAGTTAGCTAATGAACGTGTTGGCAAAGTAGAAGATGTTCTAGCATTAGATGAATTAATCGATGTTAAAGTTATTGAAATTGACAAACAAGGAAGAATCAATCTTTCTCGTAAAGCTTTATTGAAAAAAGAAGAAGACTAA
- a CDS encoding alpha/beta hydrolase codes for MKKKHKIFLIGLLIVAVIFLSGMLILQRVTYHPSVQALQAAASQQMYHVDETPEVVYFEPIKPVSDTAILFYQGALVEEKSYSIWASKLAENGHSVFLIRHPLNLAVLAADKAQKVLDEYDIGSYVIGGHSLGGVMASRFAHAQMENPLKAPVLKGVFFLASYPDEKGSLQNSSLPVLSVTGSNDGVLNQETYQKNKVFLPQKTVYYVIEGGNHAGFGSYGAQKGDSSPDITNNRQQEAVFTTLQNWLDTLPE; via the coding sequence ATGAAAAAAAAGCATAAAATTTTTCTTATCGGTTTATTGATTGTTGCTGTAATTTTTTTATCAGGCATGTTGATACTTCAGAGAGTAACCTATCACCCCTCTGTACAAGCTCTTCAAGCAGCTGCTTCTCAACAAATGTATCATGTGGATGAAACACCAGAGGTCGTTTACTTTGAGCCAATTAAACCTGTTTCTGATACAGCTATTTTATTTTACCAAGGCGCTCTTGTCGAAGAAAAAAGTTACAGTATTTGGGCTTCAAAATTAGCCGAAAATGGTCATTCCGTCTTTTTAATTCGACACCCTTTAAACTTAGCTGTTCTTGCTGCAGATAAAGCTCAAAAAGTGCTGGATGAATATGACATTGGGTCCTATGTTATTGGCGGACATTCGTTAGGCGGTGTTATGGCTAGCCGCTTTGCACATGCACAAATGGAAAACCCTTTAAAAGCTCCTGTCTTAAAAGGTGTTTTCTTTTTAGCCAGTTACCCAGATGAAAAAGGAAGCTTACAAAACAGCTCACTTCCCGTTTTATCGGTCACCGGTTCAAATGACGGAGTGTTAAACCAAGAAACTTACCAAAAAAATAAAGTTTTCTTGCCCCAAAAAACAGTTTATTACGTCATTGAAGGCGGAAACCATGCTGGTTTTGGCAGTTATGGAGCACAAAAAGGCGACTCTTCTCCAGATATCACTAATAATCGTCAACAAGAAGCAGTATTTACAACACTTCAAAATTGGTTGGATACTCTTCCAGAATAA
- a CDS encoding aspartate-semialdehyde dehydrogenase, translated as MSGYTIAIVGATGAVGTKMIEMLGSSSLPINKIKLLASKRSAGKKLYFNDVELTIEETTADSFDGVDIALFSAGGDISKEFAPEAVKRGAIVIDNTSAYRMDPTVPLVVPEVNADAMKNHNGIIANPNCSTIQMMVALQPIRKKYGLKRIIVSTYQAVSGAGAAALEEMKEQAQHMLNDEPYDAKILPSGGDKKHFPIAFNILPQIDVFAEGGYTYEEWKMINETKKIMSDDHIKVSATCVRVPVVSGHSESVYIEVADESATVAGIQDVLRIAPGVELQDDPATQLYPTPLTAVGKKETFVGRIRQDVDEKLGFHMWVVSDNLVKGAAWNSIQIAESLHSLDLVKEK; from the coding sequence ATGAGTGGATATACTATTGCAATAGTTGGTGCAACTGGAGCGGTTGGAACTAAAATGATTGAAATGCTAGGAAGCTCAAGCTTGCCTATAAATAAAATCAAACTGCTTGCATCAAAGCGTTCAGCTGGGAAAAAATTATACTTTAATGATGTAGAGCTAACGATTGAAGAAACAACAGCTGATTCATTTGATGGAGTAGATATTGCATTATTCAGTGCAGGCGGCGACATTTCAAAAGAATTTGCTCCTGAAGCGGTTAAAAGAGGAGCCATTGTGATCGACAATACTAGTGCTTATCGGATGGATCCTACTGTTCCTTTAGTTGTACCTGAAGTAAATGCAGATGCTATGAAAAACCATAACGGAATCATCGCTAACCCAAATTGTTCTACGATTCAAATGATGGTGGCTTTGCAACCGATCCGTAAAAAATATGGTTTAAAACGCATCATTGTTTCTACTTATCAAGCTGTTAGCGGTGCCGGAGCAGCAGCATTAGAAGAAATGAAAGAACAAGCACAACACATGTTAAACGATGAACCTTATGATGCTAAAATATTACCATCAGGAGGCGATAAAAAGCATTTTCCGATTGCTTTTAACATATTGCCGCAAATTGATGTTTTTGCAGAGGGCGGTTACACTTATGAAGAGTGGAAAATGATCAATGAAACTAAAAAAATCATGTCTGACGATCATATCAAAGTTTCAGCTACTTGCGTTCGTGTTCCGGTGGTTTCTGGACATTCAGAGTCAGTTTATATCGAAGTAGCAGATGAAAGTGCTACTGTTGCAGGGATTCAAGATGTATTGCGTATAGCCCCTGGTGTAGAACTACAAGATGATCCAGCAACGCAATTGTACCCAACTCCTCTTACTGCAGTAGGGAAAAAAGAAACCTTTGTAGGAAGAATCAGACAAGATGTAGATGAAAAATTGGGTTTCCATATGTGGGTCGTTTCTGATAATTTAGTCAAAGGCGCAGCTTGGAATTCTATTCAGATTGCTGAAAGTCTGCATAGCTTAGATTTAGTAAAAGAAAAATAG
- the dapA gene encoding 4-hydroxy-tetrahydrodipicolinate synthase, which yields MDFKKARVITAMATPFNAEGQMDFSKLETLIDYLLSNGSEGLVVGGTTGESPTLSRDEKVSLYQKTVELVNGRVPIIAGTGSNNTAETISFTKEVEQMNGIDAVLVVAPYYNKPNQAGLYAHFEAVSQNTKLPIIIYNVPGRTGVAIEPATTIRLAALDNIIGVKECLGMDAISEIVEQTNDDFLVYSGEDNLAYPAFCVGATGVISVASHLFGKEMVEMFDLFESREVAEAAKVHRQLVPKMASLFTVPSPAPVKMALNHLGVDVGGLRLPLVACSNEEEQKILTVLELGD from the coding sequence ATGGATTTTAAGAAAGCAAGAGTGATCACAGCGATGGCGACACCCTTTAACGCTGAAGGCCAAATGGATTTCAGCAAATTAGAAACGTTGATCGACTATCTTTTGTCCAACGGCAGTGAAGGATTAGTGGTCGGCGGAACAACTGGCGAGTCACCTACATTATCACGAGATGAAAAAGTGAGCTTATACCAAAAAACAGTTGAATTGGTAAATGGCCGTGTACCGATTATTGCAGGGACAGGTTCGAATAATACGGCTGAAACGATTTCTTTCACTAAAGAAGTCGAACAAATGAATGGAATCGATGCAGTACTGGTCGTAGCTCCTTATTATAATAAGCCTAATCAAGCAGGACTATATGCTCATTTTGAGGCGGTTTCTCAAAATACGAAACTGCCGATCATCATTTATAATGTACCTGGCCGAACAGGTGTGGCAATCGAACCTGCTACAACGATTCGTTTAGCAGCATTGGATAATATTATTGGTGTGAAAGAATGTTTAGGAATGGATGCAATCAGTGAAATCGTAGAACAAACCAATGATGATTTTCTGGTTTATTCAGGAGAAGATAATTTAGCTTATCCTGCATTTTGCGTTGGAGCAACAGGTGTGATTTCCGTTGCCAGCCATCTATTTGGTAAAGAAATGGTTGAAATGTTTGATTTATTTGAATCAAGAGAAGTGGCAGAAGCGGCAAAAGTACACCGTCAATTGGTGCCTAAAATGGCTAGTTTATTCACTGTACCTTCGCCGGCACCGGTTAAGATGGCATTGAACCATTTAGGCGTAGATGTAGGCGGGTTAAGATTGCCTCTTGTAGCTTGTTCCAATGAAGAAGAGCAAAAGATATTAACTGTATTAGAGCTAGGCGACTAG
- a CDS encoding ribonuclease J, translated as MSNIKIISLGGVRENGKNMYVVEVEDEIFVLDCGLMYPETELLGIDIVIPDFSYLEENRDRVTGVFLTHGHEDAIGALPYFLQKFDVPVFGTELTIALAKLFVEKDSQTSKFDDYHVIDENTEIEFGNAVLSFFRTTHTIPDSVGVTLKTDEGSIVYTGDFKFDQSATPAYQTDLAKISDIGKNKVLALLSDSSDAESPVENVSDLRVAEEVVDTFRNTEGRIIVASVASNILRIQQVLDAAYKSWRKVFITGKQLEEIVDIAMKLKKINLPSEDLIVPIEDIDKYKDEEIVVLETGTTGEPIKTLRKMAAGKHPQVNIKEGDLIYIVTSPSVSMEVNVATTENMIYRAGGVVKQISDNLKASGHATPNDLKLMLNLIKPTYFIPVMGEYRRLAAHAKLAHEVGIPFKNIFIPGKGDVIEYKNDRMHMSGQVEAGNTMVDGIGIGDIGNIVLRDRKLLSEDGIFVAVVTISRKKGKIMSGPEVMTRGFVYVKENTDLIAASNEIVREVVEDNLNHKEFEWSRLKQEIRDALSKFLFEQTRRRPVILPIIMETSSRNRRK; from the coding sequence ATGAGTAACATTAAAATTATTTCGCTAGGTGGCGTACGTGAAAATGGTAAAAATATGTACGTTGTTGAAGTGGAAGATGAAATTTTTGTCTTAGATTGCGGGTTAATGTACCCCGAGACAGAATTGTTAGGAATCGACATCGTCATTCCCGACTTTAGTTATTTAGAAGAAAATCGCGACCGTGTAACTGGCGTTTTCTTAACACACGGGCATGAAGATGCAATAGGAGCGCTGCCTTATTTTCTTCAGAAGTTTGATGTTCCCGTTTTTGGAACAGAACTAACCATTGCGTTAGCTAAATTATTTGTTGAAAAAGATAGCCAGACAAGCAAATTTGATGACTACCATGTCATTGATGAGAACACTGAAATTGAATTTGGCAATGCAGTCTTGAGTTTCTTTAGAACCACGCATACGATTCCAGATTCAGTAGGAGTAACGTTAAAAACAGATGAAGGCAGTATCGTTTATACTGGAGACTTTAAATTTGACCAAAGTGCAACGCCAGCTTATCAAACAGATTTAGCTAAAATCAGCGATATTGGAAAAAATAAAGTTCTGGCTTTGTTAAGTGATTCAAGCGATGCAGAAAGCCCTGTTGAAAATGTGAGCGATTTGAGAGTTGCTGAAGAGGTAGTGGATACTTTCCGTAATACTGAGGGACGTATTATTGTCGCGAGTGTTGCGAGCAATATTTTACGAATCCAACAAGTCTTAGATGCAGCGTACAAATCTTGGAGAAAAGTGTTTATTACTGGGAAGCAGTTAGAAGAAATCGTAGACATTGCTATGAAACTCAAAAAAATCAACTTGCCAAGTGAAGATTTGATCGTTCCGATTGAAGATATCGATAAATACAAAGATGAAGAAATCGTGGTTCTAGAAACGGGAACAACTGGCGAACCAATTAAAACCTTGCGTAAAATGGCAGCAGGAAAACATCCTCAAGTAAATATTAAAGAAGGCGATTTGATTTATATCGTGACCAGTCCTTCTGTCAGTATGGAAGTTAATGTGGCAACAACAGAAAACATGATTTACCGTGCAGGCGGAGTAGTCAAACAAATTTCTGATAATTTGAAAGCTTCTGGCCATGCTACACCAAATGATTTGAAACTGATGTTAAATCTGATCAAGCCAACGTACTTTATCCCAGTTATGGGAGAGTATCGCCGTTTAGCTGCTCATGCTAAATTAGCTCATGAAGTCGGAATTCCATTTAAAAATATTTTTATACCTGGAAAAGGCGATGTGATCGAATATAAAAATGACCGGATGCATATGTCAGGTCAAGTAGAAGCAGGCAACACGATGGTAGATGGTATTGGTATTGGCGATATTGGAAATATCGTTTTACGTGACCGCAAGCTGCTTTCAGAAGATGGTATATTTGTTGCTGTTGTAACGATTAGCCGTAAAAAAGGCAAAATTATGTCTGGTCCTGAAGTAATGACTCGCGGATTTGTTTACGTTAAAGAAAATACTGATTTGATTGCCGCAAGCAATGAAATTGTGCGAGAAGTAGTAGAAGACAATTTAAACCATAAAGAATTCGAATGGAGTCGCTTGAAGCAAGAAATCAGAGATGCTTTAAGTAAATTCTTGTTTGAACAAACGCGCAGAAGACCTGTTATTTTGCCAATTATTATGGAAACGAGTTCTCGTAACCGTCGAAAATAA
- a CDS encoding quaternary amine ABC transporter ATP-binding protein: MSKIKVENVTKIFGKKSDRALELLEQNKTKQEILKETGATVGVNDVSFTIEEGEVFVIMGLSGSGKSTLVRMFNRLIDATKGNIYIDGENLSKMDKKALRQVRREKLSMVFQNFALFPHRTILENTEYGLEIQGVDKKERSEKAIKALENASLGDYRDQYPHQLSGGMQQRVGLARALANNPEILLMDEAFSALDPLIRKEMQDELVDLQANVKKTIIFITHDLNEALRIGDRIALMKDGVIVQIGTPEEILMNPANDYVERFVEDVDRSKVLTAEHIMKRPETVNIKNHGPRVALEQMRREGLSSILVVDSSRNLQGYITAEDASTARKDGITKIETILRTDIPIVTRTTTMNDIFSVIHDSTTPVAVVDNGKLVGIIVRGAVIAALAGESEEDSVHE, translated from the coding sequence TTGTCAAAAATAAAAGTTGAGAACGTCACGAAAATTTTCGGTAAAAAAAGTGACCGTGCTTTGGAGTTATTGGAACAAAACAAAACAAAGCAAGAAATTTTAAAAGAGACCGGAGCTACAGTTGGTGTGAATGATGTCAGCTTCACGATTGAAGAAGGTGAAGTTTTTGTTATCATGGGGTTATCCGGTAGTGGAAAATCTACGTTAGTGCGTATGTTCAACCGATTGATTGATGCTACAAAAGGAAACATCTATATTGATGGAGAAAACTTATCTAAAATGGATAAGAAAGCTTTACGTCAAGTTCGCCGTGAAAAACTAAGCATGGTTTTTCAAAACTTTGCTTTATTCCCGCACCGTACTATTTTAGAAAATACTGAATACGGATTAGAAATCCAAGGTGTTGATAAGAAAGAACGTTCTGAAAAAGCGATAAAAGCTTTGGAAAATGCAAGTTTAGGAGATTACCGGGATCAATACCCTCACCAACTTTCAGGTGGTATGCAACAACGTGTCGGCTTAGCTCGTGCATTAGCCAATAATCCTGAAATCTTATTAATGGATGAAGCTTTTTCTGCTTTAGACCCATTGATCCGGAAAGAAATGCAAGACGAGTTAGTTGATTTACAAGCTAACGTTAAAAAAACTATCATCTTTATCACACATGATTTAAATGAAGCTTTACGAATCGGTGACCGGATTGCTTTAATGAAAGATGGCGTAATTGTTCAAATCGGTACTCCAGAAGAAATCTTAATGAATCCAGCAAATGATTACGTGGAACGATTTGTTGAAGACGTAGACCGTTCTAAAGTATTGACAGCTGAACACATTATGAAACGTCCTGAGACTGTAAACATCAAAAATCATGGTCCGCGTGTGGCTTTGGAACAAATGCGCCGCGAAGGTCTATCTAGTATTTTAGTGGTTGACAGCAGTCGAAACTTACAAGGATACATTACTGCCGAGGATGCTTCTACAGCACGTAAAGATGGCATCACAAAAATTGAAACCATCCTTAGAACGGATATTCCAATCGTCACTAGAACAACAACTATGAACGATATTTTCTCTGTTATCCATGATTCAACAACTCCTGTTGCAGTAGTTGACAATGGCAAACTAGTTGGAATTATTGTCAGAGGTGCGGTTATCGCCGCGCTAGCTGGTGAAAGTGAGGAGGATTCAGTACATGAATAA